In Candidatus Methylomirabilota bacterium, a single window of DNA contains:
- a CDS encoding DedA family protein — MFGLSPHELRALMAPYVAHWGYLLIGVIVVLGNVGVPVPEETALLVGGYFAAKGKLSLWGLIPTAIASATGGDSLGYWLGSRAGRRLLIQYGAALGVTQQRLARTEKLFGRYGPRTVFLARFVGGLRFMAGPMAGALGMPFPRFFRYNLAGAVVYCSTIVCLAYFSAHFFDRVVHLIAMANWILAILVLLATVGFVGWWLWRVRLQYSKG; from the coding sequence ATGTTCGGACTGTCCCCCCACGAACTACGGGCCTTGATGGCGCCCTATGTGGCGCACTGGGGATACCTCCTCATTGGCGTGATCGTAGTGCTTGGTAATGTCGGAGTCCCGGTTCCTGAGGAGACGGCATTGCTGGTCGGCGGCTATTTTGCGGCGAAGGGGAAGCTGAGCCTCTGGGGGTTGATTCCGACGGCGATTGCGAGCGCTACCGGCGGGGACAGTCTGGGGTACTGGCTTGGAAGTCGCGCGGGGCGACGACTCCTCATACAGTATGGAGCGGCGTTAGGGGTGACGCAGCAACGATTGGCGCGAACTGAAAAGTTGTTCGGACGATACGGTCCCAGGACGGTCTTCCTCGCCCGCTTCGTCGGCGGTCTTCGATTCATGGCGGGACCCATGGCCGGGGCATTGGGTATGCCTTTCCCTCGCTTCTTCCGCTACAACCTGGCTGGGGCGGTGGTGTACTGTTCGACGATTGTCTGCCTTGCATATTTTTCAGCCCACTTCTTCGACCGGGTGGTCCACCTTATAGCTATGGCAAACTGGATTCTGGCCATCCTTGTGCTCTTGGCGACAGTGGGTTTCGTCGGATGGTGGTTGTGGCGCGTGCGACTTCAGTATAGCAAGGGCTGA
- a CDS encoding efflux RND transporter permease subunit — MIRRLITFALHQRFITLALALLLTVGGIVSFYRLPIEAYPDVADVQVDVITLWPGHAAEEVERHITIPLEKELNGVAKITFLRSTSIFGLSNIRVLFADGTDNYWARQQVQERLSQAEIPPDAKPSLGPLSSVIGEVYRYTLESKTMPLVELKALQDWVLEREFRKVPGVVDVVSWGGGIKQYQITVDPARLRAYNLTLKQVFDAVSANNANAGGSYIPQGEYALMVRGIGLIQSTRDIENIVVAAQRGTPVRIRDIGQAGIGHAIRFGMLGRDHEDDLVQGIVLMRKGENPGQVIEGARKKIEEIQKLLPPGVQMRPYYSRDRLVHTTVTTVMRNLIEGAALVILVLSLFLYNLRAACIVAITIPLSLLFAFIFMDLRGIPANLLSLGAIDFGIIVDGAVVMTENILRHLSEHRSTGQRGTHGVQQAAMEVAKPLTFAVLIIMTVYVPILTFQRIEGKLFQPMAVTISLAVIGSLLLTLTVIPVLSTLLFHRPPSERESPLLVWLRRAYLPALRWCIDRPLVPLLSAGGLLLLALLVFAALGKEFLPELDEGDIWLRVKFPVGISLEGARPYTHEIRERLLVFPEVRTVVSQLGAPDDGTDPNGPDNAEFYLALKPREEWTVKNKEALIEAMSGALASIPGITTNFSQPIKDNVDEAMAGVKGELAIKLYGPDLFVLETKAKEIVGVLSGIRGVADLDFDHLVGQPQLQVVVDRGATARYGINVQDVQDAIEAATKGRTTTVVFEGERRFDLAVRLSQGGDPLANVRSLTISAPNGERVPVGQLAEIGKTDGLVQILREGNIRRVAIKWSVRGRDMGSLVAEAMHKVDAAVRLPQGYNMTWSGRFEDQQRALARLYIIVPLVIFIIFILLFGTFQSIGHALLIMLNLPFALIGGTLALYLWHTNFSISAAVGYIAVFGVSVLDGVVLVSWIHRAYEEEGLSLRDAVLRGCEIRFRPIIVTAIVAVIGFLPAALSHGIGAEIQQPLARVVIGGLISSTALTLLVLPAVYALLARRQERRERQTT; from the coding sequence ATGATCCGGCGCCTTATCACCTTTGCGCTGCATCAGCGCTTTATCACGCTGGCGCTCGCGCTCTTACTGACAGTCGGTGGGATCGTGTCTTTCTATCGGCTGCCGATCGAGGCGTATCCGGATGTCGCAGATGTCCAGGTTGACGTTATTACGCTCTGGCCTGGCCATGCGGCCGAGGAGGTTGAGCGTCACATCACCATCCCGCTCGAAAAGGAGCTGAATGGCGTCGCGAAGATCACGTTCTTGCGCTCCACATCGATCTTCGGGCTCTCGAATATCCGGGTCCTTTTCGCCGACGGCACCGACAACTACTGGGCCCGGCAGCAGGTGCAGGAGCGTCTCTCGCAGGCGGAGATTCCTCCGGACGCCAAGCCTAGCCTCGGGCCATTGTCGAGTGTCATCGGCGAAGTGTACCGCTACACGCTCGAATCGAAGACGATGCCGCTGGTAGAACTGAAAGCGCTTCAGGATTGGGTGCTTGAACGAGAGTTCCGAAAGGTCCCAGGCGTGGTAGATGTCGTCTCCTGGGGCGGCGGGATCAAACAGTACCAGATCACCGTCGATCCGGCGCGACTTCGCGCCTACAACCTGACACTGAAGCAGGTGTTTGACGCCGTCTCCGCCAACAACGCGAATGCCGGCGGTAGCTATATCCCCCAAGGCGAGTACGCGCTGATGGTGCGTGGCATCGGTCTCATCCAGTCCACCCGCGACATCGAGAATATCGTCGTAGCCGCCCAACGGGGTACACCGGTCCGTATCCGCGATATCGGACAGGCCGGCATCGGCCACGCCATCCGCTTTGGCATGCTGGGGCGCGACCACGAAGACGATCTCGTGCAAGGCATTGTCCTCATGCGGAAGGGCGAGAACCCCGGGCAGGTTATTGAGGGCGCACGGAAAAAGATCGAGGAGATTCAGAAGCTTCTGCCTCCCGGTGTCCAGATGCGCCCCTACTACAGTCGCGACCGGCTGGTGCATACGACCGTGACCACCGTCATGCGTAACCTCATTGAGGGCGCAGCGCTCGTGATCCTGGTGCTCTCGCTTTTTCTCTACAACCTGCGGGCGGCATGTATCGTGGCAATTACGATCCCGCTCTCGCTCCTGTTCGCCTTCATCTTCATGGATCTGCGCGGCATTCCGGCCAACCTGCTGTCGCTCGGGGCGATCGACTTTGGCATCATCGTTGATGGCGCCGTCGTCATGACGGAGAATATTCTCCGCCATCTTAGCGAGCACAGATCGACAGGGCAGAGAGGCACGCATGGAGTCCAGCAGGCCGCCATGGAGGTCGCGAAGCCCTTGACCTTTGCTGTGCTGATCATCATGACCGTCTATGTGCCGATCCTCACCTTTCAGCGGATAGAGGGAAAACTGTTCCAGCCGATGGCCGTCACCATCTCACTCGCCGTCATCGGCTCACTCCTTTTAACACTAACGGTGATCCCCGTACTCTCAACACTCCTCTTCCACCGTCCGCCATCGGAGCGCGAAAGCCCACTCCTGGTCTGGCTTCGGCGAGCTTACCTGCCCGCGCTCAGGTGGTGTATCGACCGCCCGCTCGTTCCACTGCTCAGCGCAGGTGGCCTGCTTTTGCTGGCGTTGCTGGTCTTTGCAGCGCTTGGTAAGGAGTTTCTGCCTGAGCTCGACGAAGGCGACATCTGGCTACGAGTCAAGTTCCCTGTCGGAATTTCGCTCGAAGGCGCTCGCCCATACACACATGAGATTCGTGAACGGCTCCTCGTATTCCCGGAGGTGCGTACGGTGGTGTCCCAACTAGGCGCGCCTGACGATGGAACCGATCCGAATGGTCCGGACAACGCCGAATTCTACCTCGCGCTCAAGCCCAGGGAAGAGTGGACCGTCAAGAACAAGGAGGCACTCATCGAGGCGATGAGCGGAGCGCTGGCGAGCATTCCCGGCATCACAACGAACTTCTCGCAACCGATCAAGGATAATGTGGACGAGGCGATGGCAGGCGTCAAAGGTGAGTTGGCCATCAAGCTATACGGCCCTGATCTGTTTGTGCTGGAGACTAAGGCAAAAGAGATCGTGGGCGTACTGAGCGGCATTCGCGGCGTGGCAGACCTGGACTTCGATCATCTCGTGGGTCAGCCGCAGCTTCAGGTTGTGGTGGATCGAGGCGCGACAGCCCGCTACGGGATCAATGTCCAGGACGTGCAGGATGCGATCGAGGCAGCTACCAAAGGCCGAACGACTACAGTGGTGTTCGAGGGCGAACGGCGCTTCGATCTGGCGGTGCGGCTCTCGCAGGGCGGAGATCCGCTCGCAAACGTACGAAGCCTGACGATCAGCGCGCCGAACGGGGAGCGCGTTCCGGTCGGTCAACTCGCCGAGATCGGCAAGACCGATGGGTTAGTCCAGATTCTGCGCGAGGGCAACATTCGGCGAGTGGCGATCAAGTGGTCTGTCCGAGGACGTGACATGGGCAGTCTAGTGGCTGAAGCCATGCATAAGGTAGACGCGGCCGTGAGATTACCTCAAGGCTACAACATGACGTGGAGCGGGCGGTTCGAGGATCAGCAGCGGGCGCTCGCGCGCCTGTATATCATCGTACCGCTGGTGATCTTTATCATCTTTATCCTACTCTTCGGCACGTTCCAGTCCATCGGTCACGCCCTGCTGATTATGTTGAATCTGCCGTTTGCGCTCATCGGTGGCACGCTGGCCTTATACCTCTGGCACACCAACTTCAGCATCTCTGCAGCGGTCGGGTACATCGCGGTCTTCGGCGTGAGCGTGCTGGACGGTGTCGTGCTGGTCTCATGGATCCATCGAGCTTATGAAGAAGAGGGCTTATCGCTCCGCGATGCCGTACTCCGGGGGTGTGAGATCAGATTCAGACCGATCATCGTAACCGCGATCGTGGCGGTCATCGGGTTTCTGCCGGCGGCATTGTCGCACGGAATCGGCGCCGAGATCCAGCAGCCGCTGGCGCGCGTGGTCATTGGAGGCTTAATCTCATCAACGGCGCTCACATTGCTGGTGCTGCCGGCTGTCTACGCCCTGCTGGCGCGGCGGCAGGAACGCCGCGAGCGTCAAACTACCTGA
- the tatC gene encoding twin-arginine translocase subunit TatC — protein sequence MSDEKMSFVSHLEELRKRIIIALAAVGIGFIVTFNYSETILRLLKRPLTTDLVFSRTYPFLRSIPRPGPPVDLIFLAPAEAFWMHMKIALFAGLLLALPIILHQTWKFIAPGLLAHEKRYALPFVVLATVFFMFGLLFCFYFVLPFALNFLLTYKTENLKPMISIGNYMDFITKFLLGFGLVFELPLVIGIAAKMGLVTPQFLSKNRKYAVLINFTIAAILTPTPDVFNQTLMALPMCLLYEVGILAARILVKKPAVASQEATEGI from the coding sequence ATGTCTGATGAGAAGATGTCGTTTGTCTCCCACCTGGAGGAGCTCCGGAAGCGGATTATTATCGCTCTGGCAGCCGTTGGGATTGGATTCATCGTTACGTTTAACTATTCGGAGACGATCCTCCGTCTCCTGAAACGCCCGTTAACGACCGATCTGGTCTTCTCCCGCACCTACCCCTTCTTACGATCTATTCCACGCCCTGGTCCTCCCGTCGATCTGATCTTCCTGGCGCCTGCCGAGGCCTTCTGGATGCACATGAAGATTGCCCTTTTTGCCGGTCTCTTGTTAGCCCTGCCAATCATCCTTCATCAGACCTGGAAATTCATTGCACCGGGCCTGCTCGCCCATGAGAAGCGCTATGCCCTCCCATTCGTCGTGCTGGCCACCGTCTTCTTTATGTTTGGTCTGCTGTTCTGCTTCTACTTTGTTCTTCCGTTCGCCCTGAACTTTCTCCTGACATACAAAACAGAAAACCTGAAGCCAATGATCTCCATCGGCAACTACATGGACTTCATCACAAAATTTCTGTTAGGCTTCGGACTAGTTTTTGAGCTTCCGCTGGTGATCGGGATCGCCGCCAAGATGGGGCTGGTGACGCCCCAGTTTCTCTCCAAGAACCGGAAATACGCCGTCCTCATTAACTTCACGATTGCCGCCATCCTGACCCCTACCCCGGACGTCTTTAACCAAACGCTGATGGCTTTACCGATGTGCTTGCTCTACGAGGTTGGGATTCTGGCCGCCCGCATTCTGGTCAAGAAACCGGCGGTCGCCTCGCAGGAGGCGACGGAAGGAATCTAA
- a CDS encoding Nramp family divalent metal transporter, with product MTTEILTTPHGGLDAQARPVPGYVVKTPWARNLLTFFLVSGPGLIVMEADNDAGAVSTYIQAGAQYGTSLLWLLLVLLPCTYFVQEMVVRLGIATGKGHAAIIYRRFGKWWGLFSLVDLEVVNFLTLVTEFAAIDLALRQLGVDPRIGVPFAALALMTIVLTGSYRRWERVVVVLCLLDLTWFVLAVWVKTPLWAVLHGAVPSRPPGRPTADYIFLVIAIVGTTIAPWQLFFQQSCIADKRLRFADLKWARLDTLVGAVFTILVAGAMMLVGNASRQHDLAFADPAKMATDLAPSLGVAFKTGVLLMMINAAVLGTTAISLSSAWAYGESKGWAHSLQLSPRGAPGFYAVYLCSVAAAAGIVLIPGVPLQLFILGVQVLAGIMLPSAIIFLQLLLNDREVLGEQYANKRWNNWVNWTIIVVLFVLSLILAAQVVAPRLFPSA from the coding sequence ATGACCACGGAAATCCTGACAACTCCACACGGTGGCCTCGACGCACAGGCGCGCCCCGTGCCGGGCTATGTCGTCAAGACGCCATGGGCGCGGAATCTTCTGACCTTTTTCTTGGTGTCCGGCCCAGGCCTTATCGTGATGGAGGCGGACAACGACGCGGGGGCGGTCTCAACCTACATCCAGGCCGGCGCCCAATACGGGACCTCACTCCTCTGGCTTCTCCTGGTCCTCCTGCCCTGCACGTACTTCGTGCAGGAGATGGTTGTGCGCCTCGGTATTGCCACAGGGAAGGGGCATGCAGCCATAATCTACCGGCGGTTCGGCAAGTGGTGGGGCCTGTTCTCCCTAGTCGATCTCGAAGTGGTGAACTTCCTGACGCTGGTCACCGAGTTCGCTGCCATCGATCTAGCGCTGAGGCAGCTCGGCGTGGACCCGCGCATTGGCGTGCCGTTCGCCGCCCTCGCGCTGATGACCATAGTCCTCACCGGAAGCTACCGGCGCTGGGAGCGGGTGGTCGTGGTCCTGTGTCTCCTGGATCTCACCTGGTTCGTGCTGGCCGTCTGGGTGAAGACGCCCCTCTGGGCAGTGCTGCATGGCGCGGTGCCGAGCCGTCCGCCGGGACGTCCCACCGCCGACTACATATTCCTGGTGATCGCCATCGTTGGGACGACGATTGCCCCTTGGCAGCTCTTCTTCCAACAGAGCTGCATCGCCGACAAGCGACTCCGCTTCGCCGACCTGAAGTGGGCGCGGCTGGACACGCTCGTGGGGGCGGTGTTCACGATCCTGGTTGCCGGCGCCATGATGCTGGTGGGGAACGCCTCCAGGCAGCACGACCTGGCCTTCGCGGATCCCGCCAAGATGGCGACGGACCTAGCCCCCAGCCTTGGCGTGGCATTCAAGACAGGCGTCCTACTTATGATGATCAACGCAGCGGTGCTGGGAACGACCGCCATCTCGCTCTCGAGCGCCTGGGCGTACGGCGAGAGCAAAGGCTGGGCCCACAGCCTCCAGCTCTCCCCACGCGGGGCTCCGGGGTTCTACGCGGTCTACCTCTGCTCCGTGGCCGCCGCGGCCGGGATCGTCCTTATCCCCGGGGTGCCCCTCCAGCTCTTCATCCTCGGGGTGCAGGTGCTGGCCGGGATCATGCTCCCCTCGGCCATCATCTTCCTACAGTTGCTCCTCAACGATCGGGAGGTGCTGGGAGAGCAGTACGCGAACAAGCGTTGGAACAACTGGGTGAACTGGACGATTATCGTCGTCCTGTTCGTCCTCTCATTAATCTTGGCGGCCCAAGTGGTCGCCCCTCGCCTCTTCCCATCGGCCTGA
- a CDS encoding efflux RND transporter periplasmic adaptor subunit, with protein MRFRFLPLLLVTILCAACGDGSSTSPGTPAKPAPEPKSPDAAVETVKITSPEYRTRQQVLETTGKVQFNEERLVRVNAPVTGRASEVLAHPGDIVERGHRLLVLDSPDLGTAKSDYAKAASDLEHAEKAVTLARELFQVKAIAQKELRDTENDYRKAMVEEERSASRLRTLGVPDSQFNDIAARTDTSTTVVVTAPRGGVIVERNVIPGQVVAYGQSDTPPNLFLISDLSTMWVLADVYEPDVSKVRVGQTAGVTLACCPSERYEGQVTYISDSVDPQTRTVKVRVVVPNRGRALKAEMFVKVAILTGSARVLALPQSAVHREDGETFVLIARGKDEYDRREVKVGVDLDGAVEVLDGVTPQDRVVSTGSILLKKTAK; from the coding sequence ATGCGCTTTCGTTTCCTCCCTCTTCTGCTTGTGACAATATTGTGTGCCGCGTGCGGCGACGGCTCGTCCACATCGCCGGGGACGCCTGCGAAGCCGGCACCCGAACCAAAGTCTCCCGACGCCGCGGTAGAGACCGTGAAGATCACTTCGCCAGAATACCGAACCCGCCAGCAGGTACTCGAAACAACGGGAAAGGTCCAGTTTAACGAAGAGCGACTTGTCCGGGTAAACGCCCCGGTAACAGGCCGTGCCTCTGAAGTCCTGGCGCACCCCGGCGACATCGTCGAGCGAGGCCACCGGCTCCTGGTGCTGGACAGTCCCGATCTCGGCACCGCCAAGTCGGATTATGCCAAGGCCGCATCTGACCTCGAGCACGCCGAAAAGGCCGTCACACTCGCCCGTGAGCTGTTCCAAGTAAAAGCTATTGCACAGAAGGAGCTTCGCGACACGGAGAACGACTATCGAAAAGCTATGGTCGAAGAGGAGCGGTCGGCCTCACGCCTGCGAACCCTGGGTGTCCCGGATTCGCAATTCAACGACATCGCGGCGCGGACGGATACGTCGACGACGGTCGTTGTAACAGCGCCACGTGGCGGCGTCATTGTCGAGCGGAACGTCATCCCGGGACAGGTGGTCGCGTACGGTCAGTCTGATACTCCGCCCAATCTCTTCCTCATTTCCGATCTCAGCACCATGTGGGTGTTGGCTGACGTGTACGAGCCAGATGTGTCGAAGGTCCGCGTCGGACAGACGGCGGGAGTGACGCTGGCCTGCTGCCCCAGTGAGCGGTACGAGGGCCAGGTGACCTATATCAGCGATTCGGTCGATCCCCAAACGCGGACAGTCAAAGTCCGCGTGGTGGTTCCGAATAGAGGACGCGCGCTCAAGGCGGAGATGTTCGTGAAGGTCGCCATCCTGACCGGCTCCGCTCGCGTCCTGGCGTTGCCCCAGAGCGCGGTTCATCGCGAGGATGGTGAGACATTCGTGCTCATCGCCAGAGGGAAGGACGAGTACGACCGGCGCGAGGTCAAGGTCGGCGTCGACCTTGACGGTGCTGTTGAAGTTCTGGATGGGGTCACCCCCCAGGACCGCGTGGTCAGCACCGGCAGCATCCTTCTAAAGAAGACAGCCAAATGA
- a CDS encoding TolC family protein, which produces MTLFRPLLWAAALAFIMLPLYATAAEIRNLTLEQAVELALQRNPTLRAQSLGIVSAKANEVTAGLHPNPVFSNESEDFTAAVTQLFERGSKRGRRIDSAKLSTDIATSDFTDVRRGLVFLVRKTFTDALLAKSNLELAQANLKNYREVEDLNKIRFQKGDIAGADLLKIELQKLQFENDVQDATLALKTARTTLKTLLATPELAEEFEIEGELQFRAFDMSLADLNELALRNRPDLRSVETLKKKTEADIRLAIANSYTDVSLTLGYHHTEPNVPTWLWPGFPKGPTENHVGFGFSFPLRIFDRNQGEIARTRAEAIRASSIAEAVRNQISNDVEVGYAAFRTSRERVRLYEQVYLNRAKESREIAEFAYKSGRTSILDLLEAERTYRGVQLAYRQALATYLTNLHQLNAVVGMDVAK; this is translated from the coding sequence ATGACGCTATTCCGCCCCCTTCTATGGGCGGCGGCCCTCGCATTTATCATGTTGCCTCTCTACGCGACCGCCGCCGAGATCCGAAACCTGACATTGGAACAGGCCGTGGAGCTAGCGCTCCAGCGCAACCCGACGCTACGAGCACAGTCATTGGGCATCGTCTCCGCCAAGGCCAACGAGGTGACTGCTGGGCTCCATCCGAATCCGGTGTTCTCCAATGAGTCGGAAGACTTTACCGCTGCCGTGACCCAGCTCTTTGAGCGTGGGAGTAAACGCGGGCGTCGGATTGACAGCGCGAAGCTCTCCACCGATATTGCTACGAGCGATTTTACCGACGTCCGACGAGGTCTCGTGTTCTTAGTACGAAAGACGTTTACGGACGCCCTGCTGGCCAAATCAAACCTGGAGCTGGCCCAGGCGAACCTCAAGAATTATCGGGAGGTAGAAGACCTCAACAAGATCCGGTTTCAGAAGGGCGACATCGCGGGGGCCGATCTGCTAAAGATCGAGCTCCAAAAGCTCCAGTTTGAAAACGACGTACAAGACGCGACCCTGGCCCTGAAAACGGCCAGGACGACTTTGAAGACATTGCTGGCCACTCCGGAGCTGGCTGAGGAGTTCGAGATCGAAGGCGAACTCCAGTTCAGAGCGTTCGACATGTCGCTGGCCGACTTGAACGAGCTTGCCCTCCGTAACCGGCCGGACCTCCGTTCAGTCGAAACCTTGAAGAAGAAGACGGAGGCGGACATCAGGCTGGCCATTGCCAATAGCTATACCGACGTCTCCTTGACGCTCGGCTACCACCACACGGAACCAAACGTGCCCACCTGGCTTTGGCCGGGCTTTCCAAAAGGCCCCACAGAGAACCACGTCGGCTTTGGCTTCAGCTTCCCGCTCCGCATCTTCGACCGAAATCAGGGAGAGATTGCCAGGACCCGAGCGGAGGCGATCCGCGCCTCCTCGATTGCTGAGGCTGTCCGCAACCAGATTAGCAACGACGTGGAGGTGGGTTATGCCGCCTTCCGGACCAGCCGGGAGCGGGTTCGGCTCTACGAACAGGTCTATCTCAACCGGGCCAAGGAGTCCAGGGAGATCGCCGAGTTTGCGTACAAGAGTGGTCGGACATCTATCCTGGACCTGCTTGAAGCGGAGCGAACCTATCGGGGCGTACAATTGGCTTACCGCCAGGCGCTGGCAACCTACCTGACGAACCTTCACCAGCTTAATGCGGTGGTAGGAATGGATGTAGCCAAATGA
- a CDS encoding DUF47 domain-containing protein, whose amino-acid sequence MPEEREFLSLIESATHNLLEAARSLQVMFEDYADPVGKWREIREAEHEGDAITHQIMKRLNQTFIPFIDRQNLHALTSALDDVVDFIEATASRMVLYKIEQPTPESREMVALIMASAEQIVKAIGDLPRFVGVEEICVEINRLENEADDLYRRAVTGLFEGERPILEVTKWKEIYELLEGVTDRCEDVANVVETIALKHA is encoded by the coding sequence ATGCCGGAAGAGCGCGAGTTTCTCAGCCTGATCGAATCCGCTACGCACAATCTCCTCGAGGCCGCCAGATCCCTGCAGGTCATGTTTGAGGACTATGCAGATCCCGTGGGAAAGTGGCGGGAAATCAGGGAGGCCGAACACGAGGGAGACGCAATCACCCACCAGATCATGAAGAGGCTGAATCAGACCTTCATCCCGTTCATCGACCGGCAGAACCTCCACGCGCTGACATCAGCCCTCGATGATGTGGTAGACTTCATCGAAGCGACCGCCTCGAGGATGGTGCTCTACAAGATCGAACAGCCGACGCCCGAATCCCGAGAAATGGTGGCCCTCATTATGGCATCGGCTGAGCAGATCGTGAAAGCAATTGGGGACCTGCCAAGATTCGTCGGAGTGGAGGAGATTTGCGTGGAGATCAATCGGCTGGAGAACGAGGCAGACGATCTGTACCGGCGTGCGGTCACCGGCTTGTTCGAAGGAGAGCGACCGATCCTCGAGGTGACCAAGTGGAAGGAGATCTACGAATTGCTCGAAGGTGTGACCGACCGCTGTGAGGATGTGGCCAACGTGGTCGAAACGATCGCCCTCAAGCATGCATGA
- a CDS encoding carbohydrate porin: MITNLRRTILITYALLACILPTLASAQEQDWNWHVQNTDVVQWHPRFPARFSGPQSLSKTSAAEETVSVDLYGGIRLWEGAELHADGLMWHGFGLSDTHGVAGFPSGEAFRIGTGLLKGTLARLFVRHTIGLGGEQETVEDDQLQLAGTRDVSRITLTLGKISVKDLFDGNAYANDSRTQFLNWSLMANGAWDYPADTVGYTIGFAAELNRPLWAVRYGIFEVPKHLNGEAFDRHLLKAWSMVTEIERRYAVASHPGTVRLLAYVTRAHMGRYQDALNALTRPADTTPFRRGYHSKFGVGMNMDQELVKGVGVFMRLGWSDGQTDSWMFTDVDRTASLGLSIKGRFWKRPDDTVGVAGVFNGITSVHRKYLAAGGLGILAGDGTLSYGGERLTEVYYDANLWKSLHAALDYQFIVNPAYNRDRGPVSVFGMRVHWSY; this comes from the coding sequence ATGATCACAAACCTCCGCAGGACCATTCTGATCACATACGCCCTGCTCGCTTGCATCCTGCCGACGCTGGCCTCGGCGCAGGAGCAGGATTGGAATTGGCATGTGCAAAATACGGACGTCGTCCAGTGGCATCCGCGGTTTCCTGCCAGGTTCTCCGGACCGCAGAGTCTAAGTAAGACGAGTGCGGCCGAAGAGACCGTATCGGTGGATCTGTACGGGGGGATTCGGTTATGGGAAGGGGCGGAACTGCACGCGGATGGGCTGATGTGGCACGGGTTTGGCCTGAGCGATACCCACGGTGTGGCCGGCTTCCCGAGCGGCGAAGCCTTTCGGATAGGAACCGGCTTGCTCAAAGGGACGCTGGCGCGTCTGTTCGTGCGCCACACCATTGGGTTGGGCGGCGAGCAGGAAACCGTCGAGGACGACCAGCTACAACTGGCTGGCACGCGGGATGTGTCCCGGATAACGCTCACACTGGGGAAGATCAGCGTAAAGGACCTTTTCGATGGCAATGCGTACGCCAACGACTCGCGTACCCAGTTCCTGAATTGGAGCCTGATGGCGAACGGGGCATGGGATTACCCGGCCGATACCGTTGGGTACACGATCGGGTTCGCCGCTGAATTGAATCGCCCGCTCTGGGCGGTGCGGTATGGAATCTTTGAGGTACCGAAGCACCTCAATGGAGAGGCGTTTGACCGACACCTTCTGAAGGCTTGGTCTATGGTGACGGAGATCGAGCGCCGCTACGCCGTAGCGAGCCATCCAGGGACGGTTCGGCTACTCGCGTACGTTACGCGAGCGCACATGGGCAGGTATCAGGATGCGCTCAATGCCCTCACCCGGCCCGCGGACACCACCCCCTTTCGGAGGGGCTATCACAGCAAGTTCGGCGTCGGAATGAATATGGACCAGGAGCTTGTCAAGGGGGTTGGGGTGTTCATGCGGCTGGGGTGGAGCGACGGGCAGACCGACTCGTGGATGTTCACCGACGTGGACCGCACCGCCTCGCTCGGCCTGAGCATCAAGGGGCGATTCTGGAAGCGCCCGGATGATACCGTCGGTGTGGCGGGCGTCTTCAACGGTATTACCAGTGTTCACCGGAAATACCTCGCCGCGGGAGGATTAGGAATTCTTGCCGGAGACGGCACGTTGTCGTACGGCGGGGAGCGGCTTACGGAGGTGTACTATGACGCAAACCTCTGGAAAAGCCTCCATGCCGCGTTGGATTATCAGTTCATCGTGAACCCGGCCTACAACCGCGATCGCGGCCCGGTCTCGGTCTTCGGTATGCGAGTGCATTGGAGTTACTGA
- the tatA gene encoding twin-arginine translocase TatA/TatE family subunit produces the protein MFGMGMQELIVIFVIALLVFGPKKLPDLARSLGRGVAEFKRASEELKEGLSAELLAEEEKAEAPPQQTQQAVKAEAPPTVGQEEKPKGPHETRNV, from the coding sequence ATGTTCGGAATGGGAATGCAGGAGCTGATCGTTATTTTTGTCATTGCGCTCTTGGTCTTTGGTCCCAAGAAACTGCCCGATCTGGCTCGATCGCTGGGTCGAGGCGTGGCGGAGTTCAAGCGAGCTTCTGAAGAGCTGAAGGAAGGACTGTCTGCCGAGCTATTGGCAGAGGAGGAGAAGGCGGAGGCGCCGCCTCAGCAAACGCAGCAAGCCGTCAAGGCCGAAGCGCCTCCAACTGTAGGCCAGGAGGAAAAGCCGAAGGGACCGCACGAGACGCGGAATGTCTGA